Proteins encoded by one window of Haematobia irritans isolate KBUSLIRL chromosome 2, ASM5000362v1, whole genome shotgun sequence:
- the mEFG1 gene encoding mitochondrial translation elongation factor G 1, with product MTLIKRLVTSNLVSRLNNLKNQSHKSYCTHLKFAEHKPIEKIRNIGISAHIDSGKTTLTERILFYTGRIAHMHEVRGKDNVGATMDSMELERQRGITIQSAATYTLWKDTNINIIDTPGHVDFTVEVERALRVLDGAVLVLCAVGGVQSQTLTVNRQMKRYNVPCLAFINKLDRMGSNPYRVLSQMRSKMNHNAAFIQLPIGLESDCKGIVDLVGEKAIYFEGALGTQIRYDEIPQDMRTESAERRQELIEHLSNVDDTLGEMFLEEKTPTEDDIKAALRRSCIKRTFTPVLVGTALKNKGVQPLLDAVVDFLPNPGEVENLALIEEEGKEPQSIVLNPARDGKDPFVGLAFKLEAGRFGQLTYLRCYQGVLRKGDTIFNARTNRKVRLARLVRLHSNNLEDVNEVYAGDIFALFGVDCASGDTFTTNPRDGLSMESIYVPDPVVSMAISPNNPKDRDNFAKAVARFTKEDPTFHFYFDNDVKETLVSGMGELHLEIYAQRMEREYNCPVTLGKPKVAFRETLVAPCTFDYLHKKQSGGSGQYARIIGIMEPLPPNQNTLLEFVDETVGTNVPKQFIPGVEKGFREMALKGMLSGHKLAGIRFRLQDGGHHIVDSSELAFMLAAHGAVKEVFQNGSWQILEPIMMVEVTAPEEFQGAVMGQLSKRHGIITGTDGNEGWFTVYAEVPLNDMFGYAGELRSSTQGKGEFSMEYSRYSPCLPDVQEQIVRQYQESQGLGQTDKKKKKN from the exons ATGACGTTAATAAAACGTTTGGTTACGAGTAATTTGGTTTCACGTTTAAATAACCTGAAGAACCAAAGTCAT AAAAGCTATTGCACCCATTTGAAGTTTGCCGAACACAAACCTATTGAGAAAATCCGTAACATCGGCATATCAGCGCACATAGATAGTGGAAAGACTACGTTGACGGAACGTATTCTCTTCTATACCGGTCGCATTGCACACATGCACGAGGTCAGAGGCAAGGACAATGTTGGTGCCACAATGGATTCCATGGAACTTGAAAGACAACGTGGTATCACCATTCAATCTGCCGCCACCTATACTCTTTGGAAAGATACCAACATTAACATCATCGATACTCCTGGTCACGTGGATTTCACTGTGGAGGTGGAAAGAGCATTGCGCGTCTTAGATGGTGCCGTATTGGTGCTTTGCGCTGTAGGAGGTGTTCAGAGTCAAACACTTACTGTAAATAGGCAAATGAAACGCTACAATGTCCCTTGCTTGGCTTTCATTAACAAACTTGATCGTATGGGCTCCAATCCATACCGAGTGCTCTCCCAGATGAGGTCTAAAATGAATCACAATGCTGCATTTATACAATTGCCCATTGGTTTGGAAAGCGATTGCAAAGGCATTGTAGATTTAGTGGGAGAAAAAGCAATCTACTTTGAAGGTGCCTTGGGTACTCAAATAAGGTACGATGAAATTCCGCAAGACATGCGCACGGAATCAGCGGAAAGACGCCAGGAACTAATTGAACATTTGTCAAATGTTGATGACACCTTGGGAGAAATGTTTCTGGAGGAGAAAACTCCAACCGAGGACGATATAAAAGCGGCTCTGAGAAGATCTTGTATTAAGCGTACATTTACCCCTGTCCTCGTGGGTACTGCACTGAAGAACAAAGGTGTTCAACCTCTTTTAGATGCTGTTGTTGATTTTCTACCAAATCCCGGTGAAGTAGAGAATCTAGCTCTAATTGAGGAAGAAGGCAAAGAACCGCAATCCATTGTATTAAATCCGGCTCGTGATGGCAAAGACCCTTTTGTTGGTTTAGCTTTCAAATTGGAGGCTGGTCGATTTGGCCAGTTAACGTATCTTCGTTGTTACCAAGGTGTGCTTCGTAAGGGTGATACCATTTTCAATGCCAGAACCAATCGCAAGGTTCGCCTGGCTCGTCTAGTGCGTCTGCATTCAAACAATCTTGAAGATGTCAACGAAGTATACGCTGGTGACATATTCGCCTTGTTTGGAGTAGATTGTGCCTCCGGTGATACATTTACCACAAATCCCCGAGATGGATTATCTATGGAATCCATCTATGTACCTGACCCAGTTGTTTCCATGGCAATTTCACCCAACAATCCAAAAGACAGAGATAATTTCGCCAAAGCCGTTGCCAGATTTACCAAAGAAGATCCCACGTTCCATTTCTACTTCGACAATGATGTTAAGGAAACTTTGGTATCCGGTATGGGAGAATTACATTTAGAAATCTACGCCCAGAGAATGGAAAGAGAATACAATTGTCCAGTGACATTGGGCAAACCCAAAGTAGCATTTAGAGAAACTCTAGTTGCACCCTGCACATTCGATTATCTCCATAAAAAACAATCTGGAGGTTCTGGACAATATGCCCGGATCATTGGTATAATGGAGCCCTTGCCACCAAATCAAAACACTTTATTAGAATTTGTAGACGAAACAGTGGGTACTAATGTTCCTAAGCAATTTATTCCCGGTGTGGAAAAGGGTTTCAGAGAAATGGCTCTTAAAGGCATGCTATCGGGTCATAAATTGGCAGGTATTCGTTTCCGTTTACAAGATGGTGGTCATCATATTGTGGATTCCAGTGAATTGGCCTTTATGTTGGCCGCACATGGAGCAGTTAAAGAAGTTTTCCAAAATGGATCATGGCAAATCCTAGAACCTATTATGATGGTTGAGGTCACAGCTCCAGAAGAATTCCAAGGTGCTGTAATGGGCCAGTTAAGTAAGCGACATGGTATTATAACGGGTACCGATGGTAATGAAGGATGGTTCACAGTCTATGCCGAGGTTCCCTTAAATGATATGTTTGGTTATGCTGGCGAGTTGAG ATCAAGCACTCAAGGAAAAGGAGAATTCTCTATGGAATATTCCCGTTATTCACCATGTTTACCAGATGTACAAGAGCAAATTGTACGTCAATATCAAGAATCACAAGGGTTGGGCCAGACAGAcaagaagaaaaagaaaaactaa
- the mRpL4 gene encoding mitochondrial ribosomal protein L4 has protein sequence MLGLLNKAKLILVPATRSNSCTTNLRLPNEDFVAEKKETPVTPPQPGPIILVPQTFKDFSPVNLKDCRQAWIENVDAVEERKLGLIELHPDIFATQPRVDVIQENIEWQRKYRYVSFAHTKTRAEVRGGGRKPWPQKGGGRARHGSIRSPLLKGGGIAHGPRSPTTHFYMLPFFKRVMGLTSTLSVKLAQDDLHIINDVEIPSKDPEFIKDLIKERNWGPSVLIVDKNAEFPENICYATDSLGYVNLMPAFSLNCYSMLKHETLVLTVEAVKHIEDRLLFQMHRTDAFAKGEKFKLNQV, from the exons ATGTTAGGTTTATTGAATAAAGCAAAGTTGATTcttgtgccggccaccagaagcAATTCCTGTACCACTAATCTTCGATTACCTAATGAAGATTTCGTTGCCGAAAAGAAGGAAACTCCAGTAACACCACCACAGCCTGGGCCAATTATATTGGTACCACAAACATTTAAAGACTTTTCCCCGGTGAATCTTAAAGATTGTCGCCAAGCatggatagaaaatgttgatgcAGTAGAAGAGCGCAAATTGGGTTTGATCGAATTGCACCCAGACATTTTTGCAACTCAACCAAGGGTGGATGTAATTCAGGAAAACATTGAATGGCAGCGAAAATATCGTTATGTAAGTTTTGCCCATACAAAGACCAGAGCAGAAGTTCGTGGAGGCGGACGTAAGCCTTGGCCACAAAAAGGTGGTGGAAGAGCACGTCATGGATCGATCCGTTCCCCATTGCTCAAGGGTGGTGGTATTGCACATGGTCCACGATCCCCAACCACACATTTTTATATGCTGCCATTCTTTAAACGGGTAATGGGTCTGACATCGACATTGAGTGTTAAATTAGCTCAAGATGATTTGCATATTATCAACGATGTAGAAATTCCCAGCAAAGATCCCGAGTTTATTAAGGATTTGATTAAAGAGAGAAATTGGGGTCCTTCGGTATTGATTGTCGATAA AAATGCCGAATTCCCCGAAAACATTTGCTATGCAACTGATTCTTTGGGTTATGTTAATCTGATGCCAGCTTTCAGTTTAAATTGTTATTCAATGTTAAAACATGAAACATTGGTATTGACTGTTGAAGCTGTAAAACACATTGAAGATCGTTTGCTTTTCCAAATGCATCGTACAGACGCATTTGCCAAGGGAGAAAAGTTCAAATTGAACCAAGTTTAA